The Cottoperca gobio unplaced genomic scaffold, fCotGob3.1 fCotGob3_237arrow_ctg1, whole genome shotgun sequence genome has a window encoding:
- the LOC115004987 gene encoding transmembrane protein 136-like isoform X3 gives MPVLEVTCSLIGWFCLYLLFCCTFTRRGPEWSCRLVTLSHGVIIVLLTAYVLFTDGPWPFTHAGTENTELQISSLSVCLGYFFFDLCWCVLYHTEGPVMLAHHVASIVGILLALLMGVSGCETCGVIFGSEITNPLLQTRWFLRQLGLYDSLLGDAVDLLFIVLFATVRVGVGTVMFYCELTSPRTTLIMKLGGVAMYGLAWVFMVDIARFGYKKSRAKYKRWRENHKLNQVSAQKLE, from the exons ATGCCGGTGCTGGAGGTGACCTGCAGCCTGATTGGCTGGTTCTGTCTCTACCTGTTGTTCTGCTGCACCTTCACTCGGCGGGGGCCCGAGTGGAGCTGCCGGCTCGTCACTTTGTCCCACGGGGTCATCATCGTGCTGCTGACTGCGTACGTCCTCTTCACAGACGGACCCTGGCCCTTCACACATGCAG GTACAGAAAACACTGAGCTGCAGATTTCCTCCCTGTCCGTGTGCCTCGGCTACTTCTTCTTCGATTTGTGTTGGTGCGTGCTCTACCACACCGAGGGTCCCGTCATGCTGGCGCACCACGTCGCGAGCATCGTGGGCATCCTGCTGGCTCTGCTCATGGGGGTGTCCGGCTGCGAGACCTGCGGGGTCATCTTCGGCAGCGAGATCACCAACCCCCTGCTGCAGACCCGCTGGTTCCTCCGGCAGCTGGGCCTGTACGACAGCCTGCTGGGCGACGCCGTGGACCTGCTTTTTATCGTACTGTTCGCCACCGTGCGCGTCGGGGTCGGCACGGTCATGTTTTACTGCGAGCTCACGTCTCCCAGGACCACGCTGATAATGAAGCTCGGCGGCGTGGCCATGTACGGACTAGCCTGGGTGTTCATGGTGGACATAGCCCGGTTTGGCTACAAGAAGAGTCGAGCCAAGTATAAAAGGTGGCGAGAGAATCACAAGCTCAACCAAGTTAGCGCACAAAAACT
- the LOC115004987 gene encoding transmembrane protein 136-like isoform X2, which produces MKQVQSVSCCSHVKAAMPVLEVTCSLIGWFCLYLLFCCTFTRRGPEWSCRLVTLSHGVIIVLLTAYVLFTDGPWPFTHAGTENTELQISSLSVCLGYFFFDLCWCVLYHTEGPVMLAHHVASIVGILLALLMGVSGCETCGVIFGSEITNPLLQTRWFLRQLGLYDSLLGDAVDLLFIVLFATVRVGVGTVMFYCELTSPRTTLIMKLGGVAMYGLAWVFMVDIARFGYKKSRAKYKRWRENHKLNQVSAQKLE; this is translated from the exons CAGCCATGCCGGTGCTGGAGGTGACCTGCAGCCTGATTGGCTGGTTCTGTCTCTACCTGTTGTTCTGCTGCACCTTCACTCGGCGGGGGCCCGAGTGGAGCTGCCGGCTCGTCACTTTGTCCCACGGGGTCATCATCGTGCTGCTGACTGCGTACGTCCTCTTCACAGACGGACCCTGGCCCTTCACACATGCAG GTACAGAAAACACTGAGCTGCAGATTTCCTCCCTGTCCGTGTGCCTCGGCTACTTCTTCTTCGATTTGTGTTGGTGCGTGCTCTACCACACCGAGGGTCCCGTCATGCTGGCGCACCACGTCGCGAGCATCGTGGGCATCCTGCTGGCTCTGCTCATGGGGGTGTCCGGCTGCGAGACCTGCGGGGTCATCTTCGGCAGCGAGATCACCAACCCCCTGCTGCAGACCCGCTGGTTCCTCCGGCAGCTGGGCCTGTACGACAGCCTGCTGGGCGACGCCGTGGACCTGCTTTTTATCGTACTGTTCGCCACCGTGCGCGTCGGGGTCGGCACGGTCATGTTTTACTGCGAGCTCACGTCTCCCAGGACCACGCTGATAATGAAGCTCGGCGGCGTGGCCATGTACGGACTAGCCTGGGTGTTCATGGTGGACATAGCCCGGTTTGGCTACAAGAAGAGTCGAGCCAAGTATAAAAGGTGGCGAGAGAATCACAAGCTCAACCAAGTTAGCGCACAAAAACT
- the LOC115004987 gene encoding transmembrane protein 136-like isoform X1, translating into MWIFHLFVPAVSPTCTNPPELYDPHVMLKLSLTAAMPVLEVTCSLIGWFCLYLLFCCTFTRRGPEWSCRLVTLSHGVIIVLLTAYVLFTDGPWPFTHAGTENTELQISSLSVCLGYFFFDLCWCVLYHTEGPVMLAHHVASIVGILLALLMGVSGCETCGVIFGSEITNPLLQTRWFLRQLGLYDSLLGDAVDLLFIVLFATVRVGVGTVMFYCELTSPRTTLIMKLGGVAMYGLAWVFMVDIARFGYKKSRAKYKRWRENHKLNQVSAQKLE; encoded by the exons ATCCACATGTGATGCTGAAACTGTCCCTTACAGCAGCCATGCCGGTGCTGGAGGTGACCTGCAGCCTGATTGGCTGGTTCTGTCTCTACCTGTTGTTCTGCTGCACCTTCACTCGGCGGGGGCCCGAGTGGAGCTGCCGGCTCGTCACTTTGTCCCACGGGGTCATCATCGTGCTGCTGACTGCGTACGTCCTCTTCACAGACGGACCCTGGCCCTTCACACATGCAG GTACAGAAAACACTGAGCTGCAGATTTCCTCCCTGTCCGTGTGCCTCGGCTACTTCTTCTTCGATTTGTGTTGGTGCGTGCTCTACCACACCGAGGGTCCCGTCATGCTGGCGCACCACGTCGCGAGCATCGTGGGCATCCTGCTGGCTCTGCTCATGGGGGTGTCCGGCTGCGAGACCTGCGGGGTCATCTTCGGCAGCGAGATCACCAACCCCCTGCTGCAGACCCGCTGGTTCCTCCGGCAGCTGGGCCTGTACGACAGCCTGCTGGGCGACGCCGTGGACCTGCTTTTTATCGTACTGTTCGCCACCGTGCGCGTCGGGGTCGGCACGGTCATGTTTTACTGCGAGCTCACGTCTCCCAGGACCACGCTGATAATGAAGCTCGGCGGCGTGGCCATGTACGGACTAGCCTGGGTGTTCATGGTGGACATAGCCCGGTTTGGCTACAAGAAGAGTCGAGCCAAGTATAAAAGGTGGCGAGAGAATCACAAGCTCAACCAAGTTAGCGCACAAAAACT